The Leptidea sinapis chromosome 35, ilLepSina1.1, whole genome shotgun sequence genome contains a region encoding:
- the LOC126975378 gene encoding methyltransferase-like protein 25B isoform X2, which produces MSLPPSFHNSSDYFEACLKFFAEYEYLYNFPNTDILVNNVLDHIDITGLENVNTNDFVINMTPRNDYLNDFFTKLSKLQVDLNDFDEDEVKFVSDAPLSLKKKHEILYLSKEVALLCEDTECDTVVDFGCGLGYLDQQIFDTTTVNVLGLECNDRHYVGAKKRQREYHKESIDRVKFIKHTVTVESHDAIQRFLLDKFPNHKGFCITGLHACADLTVDAMSLFLKMEHARAMIIMPCCYHKIKGDNGRFNNFPLSECLKCIYERYSGFQYLRVPFLRLATQPTNIANESLEDLVFNMLARATLQVFAVKNKFTLKRKKRKAVRLKTIDNNFECYVRNALNGYSFVSNSGMENMQAEGATIPNIEELSVIWRENTKSTFKKAAIFILLQNAMQPVFENFFLYDRLLYLHENNIRDCEFKKIVSHRISPRCLALIVRK; this is translated from the exons ATGTCCCTGCCGCCATCTTTTCACAATTCTTCAGATTATTTCGAGGCGTGTCTCAAATTTTTCGcagaatatgaatatttatataatttcccAAACACGGATATCCTGGTTAATAATGTGTTGGATCACATTGATATTACTGGCTTggagaatgtaaatactaatgattttgttataaatatgacTCCAAGAAATGATTATTTGAATgacttttttacaaaattaagtaaattGCAAGTagatttaaatgattttgacGAAGATGAAGTAAAGTTTGTGTCAGATGCGCCGCTATCGTTGAAAAAGAAGCATGAGATATTATATTTGTCGAAAGAAGTGGCTCTGTTGTGTGAGGACACAGAGTGCGATACAGTGGTGGATTTTGGATGCGGTCTG GGCTATTTGGACCAACAGATTTTTGATACGACTACTGTGAATGTTTTAGGTCTGGAATGCAATGACAGGCACTATGTTGGCGCGAAGAAACGCCAAAGAGAATATCACAAGGAGTCAATAGATCGTGTCAAATTCATAAAACACACGGTAACCGTAGAATCACATGATGCGATCCAGAGGTTTTTACTCGATAAATTTCCTAACCATAAAGGTTTTTGTATAACTGGCTTGCATGCGTGTGCTGATTTGACAGTTGACGCCAtgagtttgtttttaaaaatggaACACGCTCGTGCCATGATTATAATGCCGTGTTgctatcataaaataaaaggaGATAACGGAAGATTCAATAATTTTCCACTAAGCGAGTGTTTGAAGTGTATTTATGAGAGATATTCCGGATTTCAATACTTAAGAGTGCCTTTTTTGAGGTTGGCTACCCAGCCGACTAATATAGCTAACGAAAGTTTGGAAGATTTAGTTTTCAATATGTTGGCGCGAGCCACATTACAAGTTTTTGCTGTAAAAA ATAAATTTACACTGAAAAGAAAGAAGAGAAAAGCTGTAAGATTGAAAACAATCGATAATAATTTCGAGTGTTACGTTAGAAATGCGTTGAATGGCTACTCTTTTGTTAGTAACAGTGGAATGGAAAATATGCAGGCAGAGGGCGCCACAATACCAAATATAGAAGAGCTGTCAGTCATTTGGCGCGAAAACACAAAGTCTACGTTCAAAAAGGCCGCCATATTCATTTTACTACAAAATGCCATGCAGCCAGTGTTCGAGAACTTTTTTTTGTACGATCGCCTTCTTTATTTGCATGAGAATAACATCAGAGATTGTGAGTTCAAAAAGATTGTAAGCCATCGAATATCCCCAAGATGTTTAGCTTTGATTgttcgaaaataa